The following proteins come from a genomic window of Oncorhynchus kisutch isolate 150728-3 unplaced genomic scaffold, Okis_V2 Okis06b-Okis10b_hom, whole genome shotgun sequence:
- the LOC116359882 gene encoding repetitive proline-rich cell wall protein 1-like gives MSWRGHLLYGPPYWLILLYGPPYWLILLYGPPYWLILLYGPPYWLILLYGPPYWLILLYGPPYWLILLYGPPYWLILLYGPPYWLILLYGPTYWLILLYGPPYWLILLYGPTYWLILLYGPPYWLILLYGPTYWLILLYGPPYWLILLYGPPYWQILLYGPPYWLILLYGPTYWLILLYGPPYWLILLYGPPYWLILLYGPPYWLILLYGPPYWQILLYGPPYWLILLYGPPYWLILLYGPPYWQILLYGPPYWLILLYGPPYWLILLYGPPYWQILLYGPPYWLILLYGPSYWQILLYGPPYWLILLYGPPYWLILLYGPPYWQILLYGPPYWLILLYGPPYWLILLYGPPYWLILLYGPPYWQILLL, from the exons ATGTCCtgg AGAGGACATCTGCTCTACGGGCCTCCTTACTGGCTGATCCTGCTCTACGGTCCTCCTTACTGGCTGATCCTGCTCTACGGGCCTCCTTACTGGCTGATCCTGCTCTACGGGCCTCCTTACTGGCTGATCCTGCTCTACGGGCCTCCTTACTGGCTGATCCTGCTCTACGGGCCTCCTTACTGGCTGATCCTGCTCTACGGGCCTCCTTACTGGCTGATCCTGCTCTACGGGCCTCCTTACTGGCTGATCCTGCTCTACGGGCCTACTTACTGGCTGATCCTGCTCTACGGGCCTCCTTACTGGCTGATCCTGCTCTACGGGCCTACTTACTGGCTGATCCTGCTCTACGGGCCTCCTTACTGGCTGATCCTGCTCTACGGGCCTACTTACTGGCTGATCCTGCTCTACGGGCCTCCTTACTGGCTGATCCTGCTCTACGGGCCTCCTTACTGGCAGATCCTGCTCTACGGGCCTCCTTACTGGCTGATCCTGCTCTACGGGCCTACTTACTGGCTGATCCTGCTCTACGGGCCTCCTTACTGGCTGATCCTGCTCTACGGGCCTCCTTACTGGCTGATCCTGCTCTACGGGCCTCCTTACTGGCTGATCCTGCTCTACGGGCCTCCTTACTGGCAGATCCTGCTCTACGGGCCTCCTTACTGGCTGATCCTGCTCTACGGGCCTCCTTACTGGCTGATCCTGCTCTACGGGCCTCCTTACTGGCAGATCCTGCTCTACGGGCCTCCTTACTGGCTGATCCTGCTCTACGGGCCTCCTTACTGGCTGATCCTGCTCTACGGGCCTCCTTACTGGCAGATCCTGCTCTACGGGCCTCCTTACTGGCTGATCCTGCTCTACGGGCCTTCTTACTGGCAGATCCTGCTCTACGGGCCTCCTTACTGGCTGATCCTGCTCTACGGGCCTCCTTACTGGCTGATCCTGCTCTACGGGCCTCCTTACTGGCAGATCCTGCTCTACGGGCCTCCTTACTGGCTGATCCTGCTCTACGGGCCTCCTTACTGGCTGATCCTGCTCTACGGGCCTCCTTACTGGCTGATCCTGCTCTACGGGCCTCCTTACTGGCAGATCCTactgctttag